A single window of Triplophysa dalaica isolate WHDGS20190420 chromosome 14, ASM1584641v1, whole genome shotgun sequence DNA harbors:
- the polr2i gene encoding DNA-directed RNA polymerase II subunit RPB9 yields the protein MELEGGTYGPGFVGIRFCQECNNMLYPKEDKENRILLYACRNCDYQQEADNSCIYVNKITHEVDELTQIIADVAQDPTLPRTEDHPCPKCGHKEAVFFQSHSMKAEDAMRLYYVCTAPHCGHRWTE from the exons ATGGAATTAGAAGGTGGCACGTATGGGCCTGGGTTTGTGGGCATTAGATTCTGTCAAGAGTG TAATAACATGTTGTACCCTAAAGAGGATAAAGAAAATCGCATTCTGCTCTACGCT TGCAGAAATTGTGACTATCAGCAGGAAGCTGACAACAGTTGTATTTATGTGAACAAAATCACCCATGAGGTTGA TGAACTCACACAGATTATAGCAGATGTGGCCCAGGATCCAACATTGCCCCGGACAGAGGACCATCCGTGCCCCAA gtGTGGCCATAAGGAGGCAGTGTTCTTCCAGTCTCACAGTATGAAGGCTGAG GATGCCATGAGGCTTTACTATGTCTGCACTGCTCCACACTGTGGCCACAGATGGACAGAGTGA
- the pglyrp5 gene encoding peptidoglycan recognition protein 5: protein MDGHAPGATGNTSAGHVIPRSGWKAVNPRSRTEMKGPAQTVIVHHTALWSCVQSRDSLSQLAHIQNMHMHERGFDDIGYNFLISGDGTVYEGRGWGVVGAHAKAHNFDSVGIAFMGNFNDEMPTCASLTALQGLLHVGQLSGHFRNDFVLVGHRDVGKTECPGEHLYSALPKLKDQLKKHY from the exons ATGGACGGACACGCGCCAGGAGCAACTGGTAACACGAGCGCTG GGCATGTGATCCCTCGCAGCGGCTGGAAGGCTGTGAATCCTCGGAGTAGGACTGAAATGAAGGGTCCAGCTCAGACAGTGATCGTGCACCACACCGCGCTCTGGTCCTGCGTCCAGTCGCGTGACAGTCTCTCTCAACTCGCGCACATCCAGAACATGCACATGCACGAGCGGGGATTTGATGATATTGGTTACAA TTTTCTGATATCTGGAGATGGGACGGTGTATGAAGGACGCGGATGGGGAGTTGTGGGAGCCCATGCAAAAGCGCACAACTTTGATTCTGTTGGCATCGCCTTCATGGGAAACTTTAATG ATGAAATGCCCACTTGTGCGTCACTGACTGCTCTCCAAGGACTTCTGCATGTTGGACAGCTTTCTGGACATTTTCGGAACGATTTTGTGCTCGTGGGACACAGAGATGTGGGAAAAACTGAATGTCCGGGGGAACATTTATACTCAGCACTTCCCAAACTAAAAgaccaattaaaaaaacattactga
- the foxg1c gene encoding forkhead box protein G1c, with translation MEEAKAPLSFFHRSSFSISSLLLRHERVMSDCGRAPDAPHLRAAKPPARSDQSAGDIGTFSDFNGRSEKPQRSEATRHDTKGKTEPGGVGETKSEAANEKKGKKNKPEKPPFSYNALIMMAIRQSPELRLTLNGIYEFIMSNFPYYRENRQGWQNSIRHNLSLNKCFVKVPRHYDDPGKGNYWMLDPSSDDVFIGGTTGKLRRRSTAASRAKLAMKRGARLSSTTTTGLAFAGSFYWPVAPFMTLQHPHPNPAATPYIGAHHNNYAASVLSQSSHHYSAGAQRLLQSGQEAAYYGTGGEQFITGQRRHHHQNKPSSSFTTASVPLALSAPSSFNLLSNQSSYFYSHQVPHAAGLSPWTKEESYLSKTSPSGQYFPGKPSPSEYIGGLCTDMNNYFPPFNSASSLH, from the coding sequence ATGGAGGAGGCAAAAGCCCCCCTAAGTTTTTTTCACAGGTCCTCCTTCAGCATCAGCAGCTTATTGCTTCGACACGAGCGCGTGATGAGCGACTGTGGCCGCGCGCCCGACGCGCCGCACTTGCGTGCTGCGAAGCCCCCCGCCCGCTCCGACCAATCCGCTGGGGATATCGGAACATTTTCCGATTTTAATGGAAGATCCGAAAAACCACAACGGAGTGAAGCGACCAGACACGACACAAAAGGAAAAACGGAGCCTGGGGGTGTTGGAGAGACAAAAAGCGAAGcagcaaatgaaaaaaagggCAAGAAGAACAAACCTGAAAAACCACCGTTTAGTTATAATGCGCTTATCATGATGGCCATCCGCCAGAGCCCAGAGCTACGCCTCACCCTCAACGGCATCTATGAGTTCATCATGAGCAACTTCCCATACTACAGAGAAAACAGACAGGGCTGGCAGAACTCCATCCGACATAACCTGAGCCTCAACAAGTGTTTTGTGAAGGTCCCAAGACATTATGATGACCCGGGAAAGGGCAACTACTGGATGCTGGACCCGTCCAGTGATGATGTGTTCATAGGTGGTACCACAGGTAAACTCAGGCGACGCTCCACAGCTGCGTCCCGGGCCAAGCTGGCCATGAAGAGAGGTGCGCGACTGTCCTCCACCACAACAACAGGACTGGCATTTGCGGGATCTTTTTATTGGCCTGTTGCTCCTTTCATGACCCTCCAGCATCCTCACCCTAACCCAGCGGCAACACCTTACATTGGTGCTCACCACAACAATTACGCAGCGTCGGTTTTGTCCCAGAGTTCACATCACTATAGTGCCGGTGCTCAAAGACTTCTCCAGTCGGGTCAAGAGGCAGCTTATTACGGGACAGGCGGTGAGCAGTTTATTACCGGACAGCGCCGGCACCATCACCAGAATAAACCCTCCTCCTCTTTTACAACAGCCTCTGTTCCTCTAGCTCTCTCCGCTCCAAGCTCTTTTAATTTACTCTCCAATCAGTCCAGTTACTTTTACTCGCATCAGGTGCCTCACGCAGCTGGACTTTCCCCGTGGACGAAGGAGGAATCTTATCTCTCCAAAACATCTCCTTCTGGACAGTATTTCCCTGGAAAACCCTCTCCTTCTGAATACATCGGAGGACTATGCACAGACATGAACAACTATTTTCCACCTTTTAACTCAGCCAGCTCCCTGCATTGA